The proteins below are encoded in one region of Festucalex cinctus isolate MCC-2025b chromosome 2, RoL_Fcin_1.0, whole genome shotgun sequence:
- the orc4 gene encoding origin recognition complex subunit 4 — MSKRKAKDTPKPIGECITQLQKYLRERLCHDQLPSRLEASEAQHKHLLGLLQRTAIHGESNSVLIVGPRGSGKTALLKCVLRDLLQEKEVQKNLLQVHLNGLLQTDDRIALKEITRQLNLENVVGDKVFGSFAENLVFLLEALKKGDRSTTRPVLFVLDEFDLFAHHKNQTLLYNLLDVSQSAQAPVAVVGLTCRLDVLELLEKRVKSRFSHRQIHLLNNVSFTQYIERVGSQLSLPDDFPDRRFAQEWNSSVQSVCEDKSVEETLRRHYNFSKDFRSLHMLLMLCLSRISTVNPTIKPADVLEASRLCFSDAKSNMLHGLSILELCLVIAMKHLNDVYEGEPFNFQMVHNEFKKFLQRKSNSMYNFEQPVVMKAFEHLQQLEMIRPVDSSSAKTQHEFRLMRLTLDNSQIIEALQKYPQCPTDIKQWGTSAFG, encoded by the exons ATGAGTAAACGAAAGGCCAAAGATACTCCAAAGCCAATCGGAGAATGTATCACACAG CTTCAGAAGTATCTGAGGGAGCGACTTTGCCACGATCAGCTCCCGAGCAGGCTTGAGGCATCAGAGGCCCAACACAA ACACTTGCTGGGGTTGCTCCAACGCACTGCGATCCACGGAGAAAGTAACTCTGTGCTCATCGTGGGTCCCAGAGGATCAGGCAAAACTGCG CTCCTCAAGTGCGTGTTAAGAGACCTGCTGCAGGAAAAGGAAGTACAGAAGAACCTCCTCCAGGTCCATCTCAATG GGCTCTTGCAGACTGACGACCGAATAGCCCTGAAAGAAATAACACGACAACTCAACCTGGAAAACGTTGTTGGAGACAAAGTGTTT GGGAGCTTTGCAGAGAACTTGGTCTTCCTGCTGGAGGCGCTGAAGAAAG GCGACCGCAGCACCACGCGACCAGTCTTGTTTGTCCTGGATGAGTTTGACTTGTTTGCTCACCACAAAAACCAAACTCTGCTCTACAACTTGTTGGATGTGTCTCAGTCGGCCCAGGCGCCGGTCGCCGTGGTCGGGCTCACCTGCAGGCTG GATGTCCTGGAGTTGCTGGAGAAGCGGGTGAAATCGCGGTTTTCCCATCGTCAGATCCACCTGCTGAACAACGTCAGCTTCACTCAGTACATTGAGCGTGTCGGATCCCAGCTCAGCCTGCCCGACGACTTTCCCGACAGGAGGTTCGCTCAGGAGTGGAACAGCAGCGTGCAG AGTGTTTGTGAAGACAAATCAGTGGAGGAGACTTTACGGCGACATTATAACTTCAGTAAAGACTTCCGCTCTTTGCACATGCTGCTG ATGTTGTGTTTAAGTCGCATCTCTACCGTAAATCCGACCATCAAGCCTGCTGACGTGCTGGAAGCCAGCAGACTTTGCTTCAGTGATGCCAAGTCCAATATGCTTCATg GTCTTTCCATCCTAGAGCTTTGCCTGGTCATCGCCATGAAACACCTCAATGACGTCTACGAAGGAGAACCCTTCAACTTCCAGATGGTTCACAATG AGTTTAAGAAGTTTCTGCAGAGAAAGTCCAACTCAATGTACAACTTCGAGCAGCCTGTTGTCATGAAG GCCTTCGAGCACCTGCAGCAGCTGGAGATGATCCGACCTGTTGACAGCTCTTCAGCCAAAACTCAGCACGAATTCCGGTTGATGAGACTTACACTGGACAACAGTCAGATCATAGAAGCCCTGCAGAAGTACCCACAATGCCCCACAGATATCAAACAGTGGGGCACGTCTGCGTTCGGTTAG